The Mycolicibacterium mageritense genome contains a region encoding:
- a CDS encoding TetR/AcrR family transcriptional regulator, with protein sequence MVLSTAERRGDARGRLLARLVDAFEGSLPSPEMSLREVATRAETSHALLRYHFGSLSGVLAAMLTVQRSRDNEALLKTAQQGTFDDLVVAIWRVYTRPEQLSRVRGFFHVVGLAAYSPGEFREFIDSLDDLTAMLASLAQREGHDTDEALSMATVAVAAIRGLLLQKLLTPAVQSQDAVDLILRMSKR encoded by the coding sequence GTGGTCTTGTCAACCGCGGAACGCAGAGGCGACGCACGCGGCCGTCTCCTGGCTCGCCTTGTCGATGCCTTCGAGGGCTCCCTTCCCTCACCGGAGATGTCGCTGCGGGAGGTCGCCACCCGGGCCGAGACCAGCCATGCCCTGCTGCGGTACCACTTCGGGTCGCTCTCAGGCGTCTTGGCGGCCATGCTCACGGTGCAGCGGTCTCGGGACAACGAGGCGCTTTTGAAGACCGCCCAGCAGGGAACCTTTGACGATCTCGTCGTGGCGATCTGGCGCGTCTACACCCGCCCGGAGCAGCTGTCGCGTGTTCGCGGCTTCTTTCACGTCGTCGGACTCGCTGCATACAGCCCGGGGGAGTTTCGTGAGTTCATCGACTCGCTGGATGACCTGACCGCGATGCTGGCATCGCTCGCGCAACGCGAAGGGCACGACACCGATGAAGCGCTGAGCATGGCCACCGTCGCGGTCGCGGCGATTCGCGGCCTGCTCTTGCAAAAACTTCTGACCCCAGCGGTGCAATCGCAGGACGCAGTCGACCTGATCCTGCGCATGAGCAAGCGCTGA
- a CDS encoding alpha/beta hydrolase, translating into MSPMWQGCLADTDYFEMRSSGGHDYGLWVTTPPGYDRTTTQAPVVYVLDGNWAVGMTAPLIVTQMDPMQRIQPYIQVSVGYAGEDAQHWDRLRNRDFVPPGEPIAKELIDAVELGLQAGVRTREEADAYLAELRDTHADLFLKFLTTELHPRIEREYGTATGGHGLFGYSYGGLFSLYAWLNGTSLFESVGAGSPGVVATDSQVFAQLQAMGDSQPATKLHVTFNDRELLGDLAIYRNLAMNTATILHRLTSRSRAVTSEILHETHVTGLQASFLSYLRTCRAL; encoded by the coding sequence ATGAGCCCCATGTGGCAAGGTTGTCTCGCCGACACCGACTATTTCGAAATGCGTTCCAGCGGCGGGCATGACTACGGTCTCTGGGTTACCACACCACCGGGCTACGACCGCACCACGACGCAGGCGCCTGTCGTGTATGTGCTGGACGGGAACTGGGCTGTGGGCATGACGGCTCCCCTCATCGTCACCCAGATGGATCCCATGCAACGGATCCAGCCCTACATCCAAGTCAGCGTTGGTTACGCGGGTGAGGATGCGCAACACTGGGACCGATTGCGCAACAGAGACTTCGTGCCGCCCGGCGAGCCCATCGCCAAGGAGCTCATCGATGCCGTGGAGCTCGGATTGCAAGCCGGCGTCAGGACACGCGAGGAAGCCGATGCGTACCTTGCCGAATTACGCGACACCCACGCCGACCTCTTCCTGAAGTTCCTCACCACCGAACTGCACCCGCGGATCGAGCGCGAATATGGCACCGCCACAGGCGGTCACGGCCTTTTCGGCTACTCCTACGGCGGACTTTTCAGTCTCTATGCCTGGCTGAACGGCACCAGCCTCTTCGAGAGCGTCGGAGCGGGAAGCCCCGGCGTCGTCGCTACAGACAGCCAGGTCTTCGCCCAGCTCCAGGCGATGGGCGATAGCCAGCCTGCCACCAAGCTGCACGTGACCTTCAACGACCGAGAGCTTCTCGGAGACCTCGCCATCTACCGAAACCTCGCGATGAATACGGCGACCATTCTTCATCGCCTCACCTCCCGCAGCCGAGCCGTCACCAGCGAAATCCTGCACGAGACACACGTGACGGGCCTACAGGCATCGTTCCTGAGCTACCTCAGAACCTGCCGAGCCCTGTAG